A stretch of Aphelocoma coerulescens isolate FSJ_1873_10779 chromosome 1A, UR_Acoe_1.0, whole genome shotgun sequence DNA encodes these proteins:
- the IFNG gene encoding interferon gamma → MAFQTYSLFVLSVIMVSFGHVENRLHLLQLQNDIDKLKADFNSSHSDVADGGPIFTEKLSGWTERNEKRIILSQIISMYLKMLENTDRSKAHVRNISEELHTLKESLSDGSKKIEDLKDLTKLQMSDLKIQRKAVNELFSVLQKLGDTSSSHKRKRRQFQRLCKC, encoded by the exons ATGGCTTTCCAAACCTACAGCTTGTTTGTTCTGTCTGTCATCATGGTTTCTTTTGGACATGTTGAAAATAGATTGCATCTTCTTCAACTTCAAAATGACATAGACAAACTGAAAGCTGATTTT AACTCGAGTCATTCTGATGTCGCTGATGGTGGACCCATTTTTACAGAGAAGCTATCAGGCTGGACAGAG agaaatgaaaaaaggatCATCCTGAGTCAGATTATTTCCATGTACTTGAAAATGCTTGAAAACACTGACAGGTCAAAGGCTCATGTGAGGAACATATCTGAGGAGCTCCATACTCTGAAAGAAAGCCTTTCTGATGGCTCAAAGAAGATAGAAGATCTCAAAGACCTGACAAAACTTCAG ATGAGTGACTTGAAAATTCAGCGCAAGGCTGTGAATGAGCTGTTCAGTGTCCTACAAAAACTGGGGGATACCTCAAGTtcccacaaaagaaaaagaaggcagTTTCAGAGGCTGTGCAAATGCTAA